AAACAGTGTCGGAAACCCAGACTTCTCACACAAAATGGGACTTTGGAAGGGTGGCCATGCGAGACGAGGTCGACCATTATGTACAAATTGTGTAGTATTACCATTGGATAAATAAATGTATCCAATATCATTAgctacatttctatctgcaacataaTACACCCCTGCCCGaccattttttaaatttgatttcacctttatttaaccaggtaggctagttgagaacaagttctcatttacaactgcgacctggccaagataaagcatagcagtgtgaacagacaacaacacagagttacacatggagtaaacaataaacaattcaataacacagtaggagaaagaaaaaaatagtctatatacattgtgtgcaaaaggcatgaggttggcgaataattacaatttagcagattaaacactggagtgacaaatgatcagatggtcatgtgcaggtagagagagatattggtgtgcaaaagagcagaaaagtaaataaataaaaacagtatggggatgaggtaggtaaattgggtgggctatttaccgatggactatgtacagctgcaacgatcggttagctgctcagatagcagatgtttaaaatggtgagggagataagtctccaacttcagccatttttgcaattcgttccagtcacaggcagcagagaactggaaggaaaggcggtcaaaTGAGGTGtcggctttagggatgatcagtgagatacacctgctggaccgcgtgctacgggtgggtgttgccatcgtgaccagtgaactgagataaggcggagctttacctagcatggacttgtagatgacctggagccagtgggtctggcgacgaatatgtagcgagggccagccaacaagagcatacaggtcgcagtggtgggtggtataaggtgctttagtaacaaaacggatggcactgtgataaactgcatccagtttgctgagtagagtattggaagctattttgtagatggcatcgccgaagtcgaggatcggtaggatagtcagttttactagggtaagttttgcggcgtgagtgaaggaggctttgttgcgaaatagaaagtcgactctagatttgattttagattggagatgtttgatacgagtctggaaggagtttacagtctagccagaagtatacagaatggtgccgtctgtgtagaggtggatcaggttATCGCCCGCAGCAAGACCATAGATTGGCTGTGGTGGAAAAATAAGAAACACTAGCATGCTTCTCTGCGACTCTTCACAGGTAACAGTGTACAAAAAagtaacaatttgttcttaactgacttgcctagttaaataaaaacgtATGTTCTGTACCTGTAACTGTACCTGAAGCCTGGCTTTTCTACTTTAAAAGATTGGAACCATATCTTTCACTATGTAATAGGTCACTGCATCCATGATCTCCTTCCACCCCAAACGTTTATTGTCATAAGTGATTACGTTTGAAAAGGATGCGGCTATGGTAGTTTGTCTTTTAGCAGACGTTTTGGGAATCGACTGACTGGAATCGGCATTGCGTAGTTTCAGTTACAAGTGGTGGAAGGGGTTGATTGTACTTCTGCTTTTCGTAGCAACTGTCTTTCGACACATTTTGCACAGGACATTCGTTTGCTGAACATCAGACCTCTTGAACCCGAACCACTTCCATATTACCGAGAAAATCAATATCGCTGCCCTTTTTGGAGATGATTTCATCCTCGCGCTGGCTTCCTCACTTTCCATGTTGGTGGAACTCGTACGGTGACACTTCTCCAGCGTTGTTACAATTTGTTTAAGGTTGTCCAGGGTTGTGATTGGTGGATAACCTCTGTGCACGTGTTGTCACGCAAGTGGGACATGATTCGACATTGGGCTGACCAAGAGAGTGAGATGTAACGTTTTACAAATGCAACAACGTCATAACGGAACCTCGATTCTTGCGATGCAGGCATTTTCCAAATCGCGCTAAAACATCAACTCGAATATACCGAGAGAAAGAAAAAACTCcatatatcgcccagccctagcatgctagctagcaagGTTGCTGCGAGCTGGCTATGTTATCTGGCATTGCACAAATCAGAGCCTTgtttatgtaacggatgtgaaacggctagcttagttagcgtgggcgctaaatagcgtttcaatcagtgacgtcacttgctctgagaccttgaagtagtagttccccttgctctgcttttgtggagcgatgggtaacgacgcttcgtaggtgtcagttgttgatgtgtgcagaaggtccctggttcgcgcccgggtatgggcgaggggacggtttaaaatttatactgttacatttatACAAAACAGCATGCACAAGTTACACATGAATGCAAAACGTGGCCTTAATCGTGTCATTGGCTCACAATGATAAAACAACAGCTGACGGGTTAGAACTACTGTTACAACAACAGATAGATAAACAACTGTCTAACCTAGCCGAGGCAGCATGATAAGAGGCCGTGCAGATAGAGCGACCACTATCGGTTGCCTAGGCTATGCATAACCAACCTTCGCCAATGTAGGTCAGCTAGCTAGttatgaagctagctagctagcggttAGTTCAATGTTTTGTTTACACGTGTTTCGTGGTGCTTTAACCTCGCGAGCAAAGCTAGGCTACACATACGAGACACAGTACAAGTCATTCCAACCTTACCAATTTCTCTTCTTCTTTTGGTCTTCTCGATGCCTCCGTCCAGAATATGTGTGAGTTTCTCCACGTCAAATGTAGCGTTCTCGCGCTCTCTGGTTATGTCAGGATTCATGGCGAAATAAATGATATTTTCCCTTGCAAAAGACGACGTTGCGTGTGGCGATAAAATGTGAGTTGTGTAATCTTAGGACTGCACGAACCAAGATCAGCAGTGCAACAACCGGAGCCTGAATAGTAATCGACGACTTCCTGAATTGGCTAGAAAGGGGGCACGTAAAAAAAACATCACGTTATATGACGTTGTGAAACATTACTGCCTTGAACTGACAAAACAGCCATCTGACATCTTTATCGTATTTTGCCTATTTTACCCTTTGATAACTTATTGAGAAGATGCTTCCAGCACCTGCAGTCTTTCATTTCCTTTGGGAAGTCAACTTTGGTGCAGTCAAGGAGGGAGATTCAGTGAGAACATTTGGAAGGTGAGGAGTGTCTAccgcaggaggttggtggcaccttaattgttaTTAAGAAAGGGTTCGTGGTTATGACTGGAGtgaatcagtggaatggtgtcAAATACATGAACcgcatggtttccaggtgttcgatgccattcgctccgttccggccattattatgagccgttcttcCGTCACAGCCTCCCCTGGTACGATCTTTAACACACCATGTATAATCGTAGTTTTTAAAAATGATATGGTATCCATTTTGGATTGCATGGCTAACAGACTAGTTCATTTTCTAGATTGGTGAGTTACCAACCAGAGGAATCGAAGGCTACACTGTCTATCCAGCATGCAGCAAGACAGCACCAAGTTGTTGTTCAGACTACATTTGTTGAACCCTTTGACCCCATCATTGGAGCCCAGTACATAGTGCTGGGCGAGATTGAAAAAGCAGAGGGTAAGATTGGGTTTTTATTTGGTTTATATGCTTTGCAACTCCCAAGATTGTAAGGATTTAGGATTAATGCATTTTAAACCCGCTACCATATTACTTAAGATTGAATTGTTTGAACAACAGCTGCTTTGtctttatctctgtgtgtgtgtgtgtgtgtgtgtgtgtgtgtgtgtgtgtgtgtgtgtgtgtgtgtgtgtgtgtgtgtgtgtgacaagaactgagtaacatggtgtgacttgcatgtgttaagagttgcgttaattcgaatctggtataaggataaatatgacaatgagtcaccgattgtatgctatgtattttttattagaactgacttgttcttgacaaagatattataaatATACTCTGACAGAAATAGCTCCTGCTTCtgagccggcctgtcagagtagagactgggcgtggtttaggctgggtgagtctatcgttgattgttggcgcaGAGCTGGTCCCAGCCCCCTAAGCGCTTCAGTTGATAGATGTAACTGTTGCTGTGAAGAATATCTATGCGCTCATGCTCGATACCGTTATctcgcacctggctcctgtttTCTAACAAAAGACCGTCTGTTCTCGCAACACTacgttctgaatgtgcccccccccaactcattgcacagttcctgtcttcatgttattctgtatttttttctatcatgagaaaggcccatggccctgaaactgttaataaggtttcaagtcagctatgttgcataacacatacatacatccacacaagccaacagcagataatattcaatcacatatatggtaacgggctatagtgcataacacagaatcctcataCATGTTGCAAAGCGGTGTACTGTTTGCTACATTTGccttgcctgtctgtgtgtgtgtgacatggtgTGACTTGCTGCATGTTACAAAGTTGTGGTTAATCAGGTATAAGGTCATCACGAGGTTTAACTGAGATGTAAAAATACCGAACAACACAATAGCAGGAACTGAGCAACTGTTACAACTAGGGTGTGATACCAGAACAGTGAGAATCTATACATCGACAGAGGGTGAACTCCAAGAAGCGCCAAGAGACTAGGACTAGTCTGAGCGCCTGTGATAGGCTGAGCAAAGTCTAAACCACGCTCAGCCTCCACTTTGATAGACATAGTTCCAACTCGTCTGTTGACCTATCACAGTATAAGAACAACTGTTTACGTACATCctgtcagttctctgtttgccctgcAAGGTGGGACTCTCTGTCCCACCTTgcagggcaaacagagaactgacagGATGTACGTAAACAGttgtatatacgaaaattgcatttaccatttATTGCTTGAATTTAATTAAAGATAATTAACGACAGATTCTGACTTTTATTCTTCCTGATACCGGATTCGAAAGACGCAACTCTAACAAAACCCATTTACCTATCTCTTCACAGgaggtgatggtgtgatggtccACGCCCGTGTGCTGAACTGTGTGGATGGGGTGAACCTAGCCCTGCTGCAGAGAGGTGTCAATGAACAGAGGAGCTActtcagagagaggggggagagcaagggagatgctgctactgctgctcagCCACATGCTCCTCTCTGACCTGGACCCAAATAAGAATGAATCTGTCACAACTGCTGCACTGATACAGTGCTACTGGTGTAAAGTTATGAACCAGGTTGAATTGAATGTTCTTTTGTACATGTTGTAATGTTTATATGACCTGATTTATACCTCGGATGGATTGTGTCAAAAGGTCATATTTTATTATGGTTGGGACATTTTCCCCAAATAGCCGATTACATGGACATGTCAAAGATTGAGACTGTGCCTCTAGCTAATTTAGAATGGCAAAGGGTGGAATTACACTATAAAAAGACTTCTGAGGAAATCCTGATTGAGACATAAAAGCTGCTTGTTCTGGTGCACTGTGAAGCCCTGCCTTTATTTGTCATACGATATCAATTCTGGAAGTCACCCTCTTCCTGCTGACAGAGTTAGACAGGTTCACTGGATGTTGGGGTCGGGTGTATGAAGTAGATCAAGAAAATGCATACTTACATTCTTATTGTAGCTAAGATAAGAGAGAATGTTTGATGTGGCCATTTATGCAATGGTTACATTTTGTGAAAGAAAACCGATATGTAGTTTGGAAATGTATCTTTGTGAGAAGCATTATTGATTTGATATTAGATGTATttgtgaatgaggtgtgtgttatcatgttgctttgttttttttctgGTAGTTAATTCTTCTATTGTGTTGGAAATGAAGAAGCAAGCACATGTTGACAATCTCATCTTTAATAATTATTTTCTTGATACAGTATCAAGGTTGCATTTAAAAGGATCAGTGTCAGGAAAATAAGACATAAGAATAATAAGAAATAGACAAGCGAAACCTAGTCAATAACATTGCACCATGTCCCATCATCTCTAGTAAAACAATAATATCAAGGATAAACAACAAAAAACTCCTTTGTGTCCTTTTATAAAGTAGATTCTGCCATTTCCAAACAAATTTGGTAAACAAAAGCAACTCAGCAGCAACAATCATGACCTTAGTGAGCTATGCAGTATTTTCAGACTAAATTAAATTATACATTCTGGGTAGTATTGATATCTATGTTTATACAATATCATTTGACTTCATATTATTCACCGTAGAGACAAAAATACCCTCCAAGCACACTGTT
This genomic stretch from Oncorhynchus clarkii lewisi isolate Uvic-CL-2024 chromosome 13, UVic_Ocla_1.0, whole genome shotgun sequence harbors:
- the LOC139424661 gene encoding CST complex subunit TEN1, giving the protein MLPAPAVFHFLWEVNFGAVKEGDSVRTFGRLVSYQPEESKATLSIQHAARQHQVVVQTTFVEPFDPIIGAQYIVLGEIEKAEGGDGVMVHARVLNCVDGVNLALLQRGVNEQRSYFRERGESKGDAATAAQPHAPL